One Heliomicrobium gestii DNA window includes the following coding sequences:
- a CDS encoding phenylacetate--CoA ligase family protein → MTPEERLRALNDALCRYRKAPFFKDRLPEPPLSSLGDLSSIPLMTKADLIAHSPFGMLCVPQAEVLQYHESFGTTGTPASTWFHQGDLQDNADQVNACGIDFTAADTVLIRYPYAISMIAHAVHRAAQDRGAGVIAASSRSTVSPFPRIIDLMSKLQVTVLASLPLQAQLLAETAELLGLRPDRDFPHLRALLVGGEPIPPGRRRLLEAIWGVPVFTIYGMTEIGTAGAACRYGRLHPLEDYFIFEVLREDLVSEAAPGETGILVVTSITDKATPVVRYITQDRVCLIPEPCPCGQGSTLNIRGRSADTITLGGRTLDLWDLDGLVDRLPCRRFWIAGVEPPGLRFVVEAEPTASLPPGFTEALTREMGFPVTVDFVPEGALYDRRDLLSVGVVGKPRYIYRADEMASGAYLRSAKL, encoded by the coding sequence ATGACTCCCGAAGAACGGCTGCGAGCGTTAAACGACGCCCTCTGCCGCTACCGCAAAGCCCCCTTTTTCAAGGATCGGCTGCCAGAACCCCCCCTCTCCTCACTGGGGGATTTGAGCAGCATCCCCTTGATGACCAAAGCCGATCTGATCGCCCATTCCCCCTTCGGCATGCTCTGTGTCCCCCAGGCAGAGGTGTTGCAGTACCACGAATCCTTCGGCACCACAGGAACACCGGCCTCCACCTGGTTTCACCAGGGCGACCTGCAGGACAATGCCGACCAGGTGAATGCCTGCGGGATCGACTTTACGGCAGCCGATACGGTCCTCATTCGCTATCCCTACGCCATCTCCATGATCGCCCATGCCGTGCACCGGGCGGCCCAGGACCGGGGCGCCGGCGTTATCGCCGCCAGTTCCCGCTCCACCGTCAGCCCCTTTCCCCGGATCATCGACCTGATGAGCAAGCTGCAAGTGACCGTGCTGGCCAGCCTGCCCCTGCAGGCGCAGTTGTTGGCCGAAACGGCAGAATTGCTCGGCTTGCGCCCTGACCGTGACTTTCCCCACCTACGGGCGCTGCTTGTGGGCGGCGAGCCGATTCCCCCAGGCCGCCGTCGCCTGTTGGAGGCCATCTGGGGCGTTCCGGTCTTCACCATCTACGGGATGACCGAGATCGGCACCGCCGGCGCCGCCTGTCGTTACGGCAGGCTGCACCCACTGGAGGATTACTTCATCTTCGAGGTTTTGCGGGAGGATCTGGTGAGCGAGGCGGCACCGGGCGAAACAGGCATCCTCGTCGTCACCAGCATCACCGACAAAGCGACGCCCGTCGTCCGCTACATCACTCAGGACCGTGTTTGCCTGATTCCGGAACCATGCCCCTGCGGCCAGGGGAGCACCCTCAACATCCGCGGCCGGAGCGCCGACACCATCACGCTCGGTGGACGCACCCTCGATCTGTGGGACCTTGACGGGCTCGTTGACCGCCTCCCCTGCCGCCGTTTTTGGATCGCCGGCGTCGAGCCGCCCGGTTTGCGTTTCGTCGTGGAAGCAGAACCGACTGCGTCCTTGCCCCCCGGTTTCACCGAAGCGCTCACAAGGGAAATGGGGTTTCCCGTGACCGTCGATTTCGTCCCCGAGGGCGCACTCTACGACCGCCGGGACCTGCTCAGCGTTGGCGTCGTCGGCAAACCTCGCTACATCTATCGCGCCGATGAAATGGCCTCCGGCGCCTATCTGCGCTCGGCAAAGCTGTGA
- a CDS encoding GerD family protein has product MQRLLWLLIIAFLLITGITSCSPQRRPAETQSQQQGKQGQQDQQGQQGQEKPDYQNMKTMMIDIIKTDEYQQRLARMIRDPEFQAMVLSQDPKFQKTLQEMLRDSKFQENLALVMKEKEVRKSIKETVKESMDDPEIKKKIQAAAKAQQGSKGSGSSGGGGESGGNKEAGQGGGGGGSGD; this is encoded by the coding sequence ATGCAGCGATTGCTTTGGTTACTGATCATCGCCTTCTTGCTCATCACCGGGATCACCTCCTGTTCCCCCCAGCGTCGCCCGGCAGAAACACAATCACAACAACAGGGGAAGCAGGGACAGCAAGATCAGCAGGGGCAGCAAGGCCAGGAAAAGCCCGATTATCAGAATATGAAGACGATGATGATCGATATCATCAAAACCGACGAGTACCAGCAACGGCTGGCCCGCATGATTCGTGATCCCGAGTTTCAGGCGATGGTGCTCTCCCAAGACCCCAAGTTCCAGAAAACGCTCCAGGAGATGCTCCGGGACTCAAAGTTTCAGGAAAACCTGGCCCTGGTCATGAAGGAAAAAGAGGTGCGCAAGTCCATCAAGGAAACCGTCAAAGAAAGCATGGACGACCCGGAGATCAAGAAAAAGATCCAGGCAGCCGCCAAGGCGCAGCAAGGCAGCAAAGGCAGCGGTAGCAGCGGTGGCGGCGGTGAAAGCGGAGGAAACAAAGAAGCCGGCCAGGGAGGCGGCGGTGGCGGCAGCGGTGATTGA
- the thrS gene encoding threonine--tRNA ligase, translating into MVKVTLKDGAVREFPQGTTVGAVAEALSRKLAQHAVAGKLDGKVVGLATPIEKDVALEIFTFDDPEGREVYRHSSSHLLAQAVQRRFPGTKLGIGPAIENGFYYDFDSEHKFTPEDIEAIEKEMADIIKADYPIERREVSREEAIRFFEERGEQYKVELVRDLPEDAVISMYGQGDFVDLCAGPHLPSTGQIKALKLMSLAGAYWRGSEKNKMLQRIYGTSFPKKAELDEHLRRIEEAKRRDHRRIGQELELYTILEEGPGFPFFFPKGMIVRNELENFWREEHRRAGYHEVRTPIILNRALWERSGHWANYRENMYVTQIDEQDFCIKPMNCPGGMLVYKQSIHSYRDLPLRMGELGLVHRHEISGALHGLMRVRCFTQDDAHIFMTPGQIKEEIIGVIELIDRIYKAFGFEYHVELSTKPEKAMGSDEIWELATRSLEEALTAKGMDFKINPGDGAFYGPKIDFHLKDCIGRTWQCGTIQLDFQMPERFDLTYVGEDGQKHRPVMIHRVVFGSIERFIGILTEHFAGAFPTWLAPVQARVLPITDRHHDYAESVRAALAKEGIRVEVDGRNEKIGYKIREGQVQKIPYLLVVGDKEAENGAIALRKRGEGDKGAMPLDAFKAMLLKEIAEKNNPDMSCDKQ; encoded by the coding sequence ATCGTGAAAGTGACTTTGAAAGACGGGGCTGTCCGGGAATTCCCCCAGGGAACGACCGTTGGCGCCGTCGCTGAAGCGTTGAGCCGCAAACTGGCCCAGCATGCTGTCGCCGGCAAGCTTGACGGCAAGGTGGTGGGTTTGGCGACGCCCATTGAAAAGGATGTTGCTTTGGAGATCTTCACCTTTGACGATCCCGAAGGCCGTGAGGTCTACCGCCATTCATCGTCCCACTTGCTGGCGCAGGCGGTTCAGCGCCGCTTCCCTGGCACAAAACTGGGGATCGGCCCGGCTATTGAAAACGGTTTTTACTATGATTTCGATTCGGAACACAAGTTTACGCCGGAGGATATCGAAGCCATCGAGAAAGAGATGGCCGATATCATCAAGGCCGACTACCCCATCGAACGGCGTGAGGTCAGCCGGGAAGAGGCCATCCGCTTCTTCGAAGAGCGGGGGGAGCAGTACAAGGTTGAACTGGTCAGAGACCTGCCCGAAGACGCCGTCATCAGCATGTACGGTCAGGGCGACTTTGTGGACCTCTGCGCCGGTCCCCACCTGCCGTCGACTGGTCAGATCAAGGCCCTCAAGCTGATGAGCCTGGCCGGCGCCTACTGGCGGGGGAGCGAGAAGAACAAGATGCTCCAGCGCATCTACGGGACCTCGTTCCCGAAAAAAGCGGAACTGGACGAGCACCTGCGCCGGATCGAAGAAGCCAAGCGGCGTGACCACCGCCGGATCGGCCAGGAACTGGAACTGTACACGATCCTTGAAGAGGGACCGGGATTCCCCTTCTTTTTCCCGAAAGGGATGATCGTCCGCAACGAACTGGAAAATTTCTGGCGCGAGGAGCACCGGCGGGCCGGCTACCACGAGGTTCGCACGCCCATCATTCTCAACCGCGCCCTCTGGGAACGGTCAGGTCACTGGGCCAATTACCGGGAAAATATGTACGTCACCCAAATCGATGAGCAGGATTTCTGCATCAAGCCGATGAACTGCCCTGGCGGCATGCTTGTCTATAAGCAGTCGATCCATTCCTACCGTGATTTGCCGCTGCGCATGGGCGAACTGGGGCTGGTTCACCGCCACGAGATCTCCGGCGCCTTGCACGGTTTGATGCGGGTACGCTGCTTCACCCAGGATGACGCCCACATCTTCATGACGCCGGGACAGATCAAAGAGGAGATCATCGGGGTCATCGAGTTGATCGACCGGATTTACAAGGCCTTCGGCTTTGAGTACCATGTGGAACTGTCGACGAAACCGGAAAAGGCCATGGGCAGCGATGAGATCTGGGAACTGGCGACACGCTCCCTCGAAGAGGCCCTTACAGCCAAGGGGATGGACTTCAAGATCAACCCTGGCGACGGCGCTTTTTATGGGCCCAAGATTGACTTCCACCTCAAAGACTGCATCGGACGGACCTGGCAGTGCGGCACCATCCAGCTGGATTTTCAAATGCCCGAGCGCTTTGATCTGACCTATGTGGGTGAGGACGGACAGAAGCACCGGCCCGTCATGATCCACCGCGTTGTCTTCGGCTCCATTGAACGTTTCATCGGCATCCTGACGGAACACTTTGCCGGAGCCTTCCCGACCTGGCTCGCGCCGGTGCAGGCGCGGGTGCTGCCCATTACTGACCGCCACCATGACTATGCCGAATCGGTCCGGGCAGCGCTGGCCAAAGAGGGGATCCGTGTGGAGGTCGATGGCCGCAACGAGAAGATCGGCTACAAGATCCGCGAAGGCCAGGTGCAGAAGATCCCCTACCTGCTCGTCGTTGGCGACAAGGAAGCGGAGAATGGCGCCATCGCCCTTCGCAAGCGTGGGGAAGGCGACAAGGGAGCCATGCCGCTGGATGCCTTCAAGGCGATGCTCTTGAAGGAAATCGCAGAGAAGAACAATCCCGATATGTCCTGTGACAAGCAATAA
- a CDS encoding DUF262 domain-containing protein, whose protein sequence is MGLLEQIEERGKEISTDSYSMSVGELLTMYKDGDLVLRPEFQRFFRWSPEQKSRLVESLLLGIPIPSIFVSQRNDGKWEVIDGLQRLSTLFELAGELRNPDGEKRPPLVLTKTKFLTDLKDLQWESEDKSKLFPEEAKRRIKRSRIDVSIVLSTSDLSAKYELFQRLNTGGSLATDQEVRNAILVMINRDFFTWVSELANRDYFRKCIPLTDRALEEQFDLELVTRFIVLSLVENSKLREIEELGVFLTEKIVEMAEDTTFDKEKVTRAFHRTFEALSRILGEQSFKKYDEAKQHAMGAMLISIFEVLAIGIGTYAGDPTYVIPYEKIRELHRRLAKEIRFTSSGSGISATRRIPNTVGLGREFFAP, encoded by the coding sequence ATGGGCCTGTTAGAACAAATAGAAGAACGTGGAAAAGAGATTTCTACTGATTCTTACTCCATGTCTGTCGGTGAATTGCTGACGATGTACAAGGATGGGGATTTAGTCCTACGCCCGGAATTTCAGCGTTTTTTTCGCTGGTCTCCAGAACAAAAATCGCGTCTCGTAGAATCGTTGCTGTTGGGGATCCCCATACCATCAATTTTTGTTTCACAGCGAAATGATGGAAAATGGGAAGTGATTGACGGTCTCCAACGACTGTCCACTTTATTTGAACTAGCGGGAGAATTACGCAATCCGGACGGGGAAAAAAGACCGCCTTTGGTACTGACGAAAACAAAATTCCTGACAGACCTCAAGGATCTGCAGTGGGAAAGCGAAGACAAGTCAAAACTGTTTCCAGAGGAAGCCAAACGCCGTATCAAGCGTTCAAGAATCGATGTGAGCATTGTCCTAAGCACTAGTGATCTATCGGCAAAGTATGAGCTATTTCAGCGATTAAACACGGGGGGTTCCCTGGCGACAGATCAAGAAGTGAGAAATGCCATTCTCGTCATGATCAATCGAGATTTTTTCACTTGGGTTTCAGAATTGGCAAATCGCGATTATTTTCGAAAGTGTATTCCATTAACGGATCGCGCGCTGGAAGAACAATTCGATCTCGAGCTTGTCACTCGATTCATCGTTCTCTCATTAGTGGAAAACAGCAAGCTCCGGGAGATTGAAGAACTCGGCGTTTTCTTGACCGAAAAAATCGTCGAAATGGCAGAAGACACCACCTTTGATAAAGAAAAAGTCACACGGGCGTTTCACCGAACCTTTGAAGCCTTGTCCCGTATTTTAGGGGAGCAGAGCTTTAAGAAATATGATGAAGCAAAACAGCATGCCATGGGTGCTATGTTAATCTCCATTTTTGAGGTGCTCGCAATCGGAATCGGCACATATGCAGGGGATCCGACTTATGTCATACCCTATGAAAAGATCCGAGAGCTTCACCGACGTCTGGCAAAAGAAATCCGGTTTACATCGTCTGGCTCTGGAATTAGCGCTACGAGAAGAATCCCCAACACCGTCGGGCTGGGGCGTGAATTTTTTGCGCCATGA
- a CDS encoding amidohydrolase family protein produces the protein MIIDAHAHLSDTEYGNSDLYQAQLREAGIDSAVVVPGGMMDVRRMTDYITGRAKPEKPCPDNAYLAAACSSLGGRLTAFACIDPHDPQGPEMFETLLKSGFRGLKLSPMSHQFSFASKGVAELAEICGTFGVPVYTHTVFSPGASTAKFVSLARRFPKVNFILGHMGFGPADQEGLEAAIALDNFFLETSTGSYLHIKESVRRAGPSKVIFGSEFPLSHPKAELAKILLLGLKGDDLDQVLGGNIAQLTGISLRSDKP, from the coding sequence ATGATCATTGACGCTCACGCTCATTTGTCAGACACGGAGTACGGCAACAGCGACCTGTATCAGGCCCAGTTGCGCGAAGCCGGCATCGACAGCGCCGTCGTCGTGCCTGGCGGTATGATGGATGTGCGCCGGATGACCGACTATATCACCGGCCGGGCAAAGCCGGAAAAGCCCTGCCCCGACAACGCCTACCTTGCCGCCGCCTGCTCTTCCCTCGGCGGCAGGTTGACGGCCTTCGCCTGCATCGACCCCCACGACCCGCAGGGGCCGGAGATGTTCGAAACACTGCTGAAATCCGGTTTTCGCGGCCTGAAACTGTCGCCGATGAGCCACCAGTTTTCCTTCGCCAGCAAGGGTGTCGCCGAACTGGCGGAGATCTGCGGAACCTTCGGCGTCCCCGTTTACACGCACACCGTCTTCAGCCCCGGCGCTTCAACCGCCAAATTCGTCTCCCTGGCGCGCCGCTTTCCCAAGGTCAACTTCATCCTCGGCCATATGGGATTCGGGCCGGCCGATCAGGAAGGGCTGGAGGCGGCCATTGCACTGGATAACTTTTTTCTGGAAACATCGACGGGCAGCTACCTGCATATCAAGGAGTCGGTCCGCCGCGCCGGTCCTTCCAAGGTCATCTTCGGCTCCGAATTCCCCCTCTCCCACCCGAAAGCGGAACTGGCCAAGATCCTTCTCCTCGGACTGAAAGGGGACGATCTGGACCAGGTGCTCGGCGGGAACATCGCGCAACTGACCGGAATTTCTCTCCGGAGCGATAAGCCATGA
- a CDS encoding YitT family protein, translating into MNTFNLREYLLVIVGALLFAIGTSAFILPSKLAPGGVAGLATIIYYLTHLSPGIIMSLLNFPLYILAYQKINREFVIKTFIAVTTSSLFIDWLQYLPNLSTQNILLNALYGGLIYGSGVGLILRVGGSLGGVNILAKIYSVRAGLSFGTLNLALNSVIVLLSGLTVGHEAAMYTIVAFYASNRVADFIQEGLPKKAVTIISRDAEQIAEAIMGELGRGVTFLKGEGAFTHDDKNIILCAIEPNQLFALKRTVYGIDPQAFLIISDAKEILGRGFKSLRPTT; encoded by the coding sequence ATGAATACGTTCAACCTGCGCGAATACCTGCTTGTCATCGTTGGAGCACTCCTCTTTGCCATCGGCACCAGCGCCTTTATCCTGCCTTCGAAGTTGGCGCCAGGCGGGGTGGCCGGCTTGGCCACGATCATCTACTATTTAACCCACCTGTCACCGGGGATCATCATGTCACTGCTCAACTTTCCCCTCTACATCCTGGCTTACCAAAAGATCAACCGGGAGTTCGTCATCAAAACCTTTATCGCCGTCACCACATCATCGCTGTTCATCGACTGGCTTCAATACCTGCCCAATCTATCGACCCAAAATATCCTGCTGAACGCCCTTTACGGCGGTTTGATCTATGGTTCTGGCGTCGGGCTGATCCTGCGCGTTGGCGGCAGCCTGGGCGGCGTCAACATCCTCGCTAAGATCTACTCCGTTCGCGCTGGCTTGTCCTTCGGAACCTTGAACCTGGCGTTGAACTCGGTCATCGTCCTCTTGTCCGGTTTGACGGTCGGACACGAAGCCGCTATGTACACGATCGTGGCCTTTTACGCTTCCAACCGGGTTGCCGACTTTATTCAGGAGGGGCTGCCCAAGAAGGCCGTCACGATCATCTCCCGAGACGCGGAACAGATCGCCGAGGCGATCATGGGGGAATTGGGGCGAGGGGTCACCTTTTTGAAGGGCGAGGGCGCCTTCACCCACGACGACAAGAACATCATTCTCTGCGCCATCGAGCCCAACCAGCTTTTTGCCCTGAAACGGACCGTCTACGGAATCGATCCGCAGGCTTTTCTGATCATCTCCGACGCCAAGGAGATCCTCGGTCGAGGGTTTAAGTCCCTGCGGCCCACGACATAA
- a CDS encoding ribonuclease H-like YkuK family protein, with product MLFRGHQGLLPLEQVIQAFQHFSGEFPDAPMHLWIGTDSQSHGSSTRVVTSITGYRERKGAQSYQYTQVINRCLPLGEKLDFETHMSIEVIGKLRQSLNSRLLCWELELHIDGGENGLSRLHLPRVVGWAESLAPVYQYAVRTKPFAVGATRVADRYSK from the coding sequence ATGTTATTTCGCGGGCACCAAGGGCTCCTTCCCCTCGAACAGGTGATACAGGCCTTTCAACATTTCTCTGGAGAATTCCCGGACGCGCCCATGCACCTGTGGATCGGAACGGACAGCCAGTCCCATGGCAGCTCAACCCGTGTCGTCACCTCGATCACAGGCTACCGGGAACGCAAAGGCGCCCAATCCTACCAGTACACACAGGTGATCAACCGCTGCCTTCCCCTCGGAGAAAAGCTGGACTTTGAAACCCACATGTCCATTGAGGTGATCGGCAAGCTTCGCCAGAGCCTCAACAGCCGCCTGCTCTGCTGGGAGTTGGAGCTACATATCGATGGCGGCGAGAATGGACTCAGCCGCCTGCATCTGCCTCGAGTGGTGGGTTGGGCCGAGAGTCTCGCCCCCGTCTATCAATATGCCGTGCGAACCAAGCCCTTTGCCGTCGGCGCCACCCGTGTGGCTGACCGCTACTCAAAGTGA
- a CDS encoding MAE_28990/MAE_18760 family HEPN-like nuclease → MKIRSQTELQDFLDQSLSKRKRELTTLRFILLQCKRNHEKETLLRATLPMLYAHWEGFIKESSLAYLDYVLRQRATLENLKHNFIALTLRGKIISAGLSKKNQVHTELIDLILNHSEQVVSYDPNEVIDTQSNLSSNVLRDIMHTVGIDFDSAWKKKAPLIDHQLLKSRNEIAHGELVSVDITLFEQLHRFVLESLEQYKTEIENAAALEKYRSTV, encoded by the coding sequence ATGAAAATTCGCAGCCAAACAGAACTCCAGGATTTCCTAGACCAGTCTCTCTCAAAAAGAAAGCGAGAATTGACTACGCTGCGCTTCATATTACTGCAGTGCAAACGCAATCATGAAAAAGAGACACTTCTCCGAGCTACGCTTCCGATGTTGTATGCCCATTGGGAAGGTTTTATCAAGGAATCATCCCTCGCCTACCTTGATTATGTTTTGCGTCAAAGAGCGACTTTAGAAAATCTAAAACATAATTTCATAGCGCTTACGTTACGCGGGAAAATCATTTCCGCGGGGTTATCAAAAAAGAATCAAGTTCACACGGAGCTAATTGACTTGATCCTCAACCACTCTGAACAAGTTGTTTCATACGATCCAAATGAGGTTATCGACACACAATCAAATCTTTCATCCAATGTGCTGCGAGACATCATGCATACGGTCGGCATCGACTTTGACAGTGCTTGGAAAAAGAAAGCTCCGCTTATCGATCACCAGTTACTAAAGAGCCGAAACGAAATTGCTCATGGCGAACTGGTTTCGGTAGATATAACACTTTTTGAGCAGTTACATAGGTTTGTGCTTGAAAGTCTGGAACAGTACAAGACAGAAATTGAAAACGCCGCTGCGTTAGAGAAGTATAGAAGTACGGTTTGA
- a CDS encoding GTP pyrophosphokinase: MELTLAELDNMLATYRQMEVELRVKLESLRAPLEAKYGRPVILFIESRTKKAKSLIEKARRYGWPVNSEISSRIKDIAGLRVIVQHLDDIERVVSILKNRRDLRLINEKDFVRSSKPSGYRSHHLIVEYEMYTPDGAVTLFAEIQVRTVGQHFWAVLQHSMMYKYGLEVPDHIAENLRLIAEETNKADEKMMVMRQAVSKDLETDQIRAYARHLAGILQRMEAPMAKIPPDPAHHFETLTVLELSFQLGRRGMHPQSLRPQELARCSCCKAPFLLHEEVRAILPRMDHVQPISDPVRLCNVCYSLVLPILRWELAPVKERVRQQREPEEAGHLNRKFQQFYGDKIQTPLLTRLQKASILLGEHLTVCPANLNVGAVTLLKAKLGDGSSVQVASDWDPQNAELENLSFYFKVNYRVIGKLTVTYRYPEIEWDEFHEPELVEPESFGYNEVELERIFTQIDSTLREMHGALRTGVGG, from the coding sequence GTGGAACTAACCCTTGCCGAACTGGATAACATGCTTGCCACGTACCGGCAGATGGAAGTGGAACTGCGTGTCAAGCTGGAATCGCTGCGGGCGCCCCTGGAAGCGAAATACGGGCGACCTGTGATCCTCTTTATCGAAAGCCGGACGAAAAAAGCGAAGAGTCTGATCGAAAAGGCGCGACGGTATGGCTGGCCAGTCAACAGCGAAATCAGCAGCCGCATCAAAGACATTGCCGGATTGCGGGTGATCGTGCAACACCTGGACGATATCGAGCGAGTCGTGTCCATTCTCAAAAATCGACGGGATCTGCGGTTGATCAATGAAAAGGACTTTGTCCGCTCATCAAAACCGAGCGGTTATCGGAGCCATCACCTGATCGTCGAGTATGAGATGTACACGCCCGATGGCGCCGTCACCCTGTTTGCCGAAATTCAGGTGCGGACTGTGGGACAGCATTTCTGGGCCGTGTTGCAGCATTCCATGATGTATAAATACGGTCTTGAGGTCCCCGACCACATTGCCGAGAACCTGCGCCTGATCGCCGAAGAGACGAACAAGGCCGACGAGAAGATGATGGTCATGCGTCAAGCCGTCTCCAAGGATCTGGAGACAGACCAGATCCGCGCCTACGCGCGCCATCTGGCGGGCATCCTGCAGCGCATGGAAGCGCCGATGGCGAAGATTCCGCCTGATCCCGCTCACCATTTTGAGACGCTGACCGTCCTCGAGTTGAGCTTTCAGTTGGGTCGCCGGGGGATGCACCCTCAGAGCCTTCGCCCCCAGGAACTGGCGCGCTGCTCCTGCTGCAAGGCGCCCTTCCTTCTCCATGAGGAGGTCCGTGCCATTCTACCTCGGATGGATCATGTGCAACCGATCTCCGACCCTGTCCGGCTCTGCAATGTCTGCTACTCTCTCGTTCTCCCAATCCTGCGCTGGGAACTGGCGCCGGTGAAGGAGCGCGTCCGTCAACAGCGGGAACCGGAAGAGGCGGGCCATCTCAATCGCAAGTTTCAACAGTTTTACGGGGATAAAATTCAGACGCCCCTGCTGACACGGTTGCAAAAAGCGTCCATTCTGCTGGGTGAACACCTGACTGTTTGTCCGGCAAACCTGAATGTCGGCGCTGTGACGCTGTTGAAAGCGAAGCTCGGCGACGGGTCGAGCGTGCAGGTGGCTTCGGACTGGGACCCCCAAAACGCCGAGCTGGAAAACCTCTCGTTTTACTTCAAGGTCAACTACCGTGTTATCGGAAAATTGACGGTCACCTACCGCTATCCCGAGATCGAGTGGGACGAATTCCATGAACCGGAGTTGGTGGAGCCGGAATCCTTTGGCTATAACGAAGTTGAACTGGAGAGGATTTTCACACAGATAGACAGCACGCTCCGGGAAATGCACGGGGCTTTGCGGACCGGCGTAGGCGGTTGA
- the ytxC gene encoding putative sporulation protein YtxC, which yields MSAILSIGASRSLDGLNQRLTQEIQALAGEGWRLSMRQERSNGVHQLTCFLEEHPAGESSNEMTLILRQFGARVLMEWILEVWERDLIMKRLRSDHPHFNEQERRVIGEKAAHIMKRKEEVSKEYIMYRIGRNQRILERLVEVLVDYGRIHVDGFLRFRLKDYLHSVSDAVDTAVDEYMMEKEYNEFIRLLRYFLEIQESRVQVVHVFLRPGGFQLLDDGGNPVNNEVVDGFNRDYLEHEEISFEDLLISALVTVAPVQVVLHSREEMPVSETLSTIQAVFGDRLHRCPGCERCQAFVAAREPREMQT from the coding sequence TTGTCCGCCATTTTATCCATCGGGGCGAGCCGCAGTCTGGACGGCCTTAATCAGCGGCTCACCCAGGAGATCCAAGCGCTGGCCGGAGAAGGTTGGCGGCTCAGCATGCGACAGGAACGGTCCAACGGGGTTCACCAGTTGACCTGCTTTTTGGAGGAACACCCCGCCGGTGAATCATCGAACGAGATGACCCTGATCCTGCGTCAATTCGGCGCCCGGGTGCTGATGGAATGGATCCTGGAGGTTTGGGAACGGGACCTGATCATGAAACGGTTGCGGTCCGATCATCCCCACTTCAATGAACAGGAACGAAGGGTGATCGGAGAGAAAGCCGCTCATATAATGAAGCGCAAAGAAGAGGTATCGAAGGAATACATCATGTACCGCATCGGCCGCAACCAGCGCATCCTGGAGCGCCTGGTGGAGGTGCTGGTTGATTACGGCCGGATTCATGTGGATGGTTTTCTTCGCTTCCGATTGAAGGATTATCTTCACTCCGTGTCCGACGCTGTTGACACCGCCGTTGACGAGTACATGATGGAGAAGGAGTACAACGAGTTTATCCGCCTCTTGCGCTACTTTCTCGAGATCCAGGAGTCCCGTGTTCAGGTGGTCCATGTCTTCCTGCGTCCCGGCGGCTTTCAACTGCTTGATGACGGGGGCAATCCGGTCAACAACGAGGTGGTCGACGGTTTCAACCGCGACTACCTGGAGCATGAGGAGATCAGTTTCGAAGATCTGCTGATCAGCGCCCTGGTGACGGTGGCGCCAGTGCAGGTTGTCCTACACTCGCGGGAAGAGATGCCGGTCAGTGAGACCTTGAGCACCATCCAGGCTGTCTTCGGCGATCGGTTGCACCGCTGTCCCGGCTGTGAACGCTGCCAGGCTTTTGTGGCAGCGCGGGAACCGAGAGAGATGCAGACATAA